The following proteins come from a genomic window of Micromonospora zamorensis:
- a CDS encoding SEC-C domain-containing protein, translating into MPTRDVLTKADLAELRRSALGTANPLGVAADLAEAAEQGRLEDPDDAGDALTLAAEIAEIRARPDAALRYAEQALAAYPSGDDPRAGFARALRARALFRAGGRDDEAVAELTALRPLLLTQPDAPAYVSAALDAGGRSAIAEAWLSEAVDSLLSERATAASGPASTAIDPVVDLGPPEAPGVVFFLLQQRHRVRRNLNLPHDRQDDLADRLETQLVRRAGERRDAESDLLFWPRAEFDRLLAEHAALSEVYGPDWDAHRGRLEKELVRLRGAGQSGLGVFRATVDGLNAFAGRRDGDPADAAVRAGYAAEVQARPSARIAWPPERNDACWCGSGLKYKKDCLPRSR; encoded by the coding sequence GTGCCGACGAGAGACGTACTCACCAAGGCTGACCTCGCTGAACTTCGCCGCTCAGCGCTTGGGACGGCCAACCCGCTCGGTGTCGCCGCCGACCTCGCCGAGGCGGCCGAGCAGGGCCGGCTGGAGGATCCGGACGACGCCGGGGACGCCCTGACCCTGGCCGCCGAGATCGCCGAGATCCGGGCGAGACCCGATGCCGCCCTGCGGTACGCGGAGCAGGCTCTGGCGGCGTACCCGTCCGGGGACGATCCTCGGGCCGGCTTCGCTCGGGCGCTGCGGGCCCGGGCGCTGTTCCGGGCCGGCGGTCGGGACGACGAGGCGGTGGCGGAGCTGACCGCGCTGCGCCCGTTGCTGCTCACGCAGCCCGACGCTCCCGCCTACGTGAGTGCGGCGCTGGACGCGGGTGGTCGTTCGGCGATCGCCGAGGCGTGGCTGAGCGAGGCGGTCGACAGCCTGCTCAGCGAGCGCGCGACCGCGGCGTCCGGGCCGGCCAGCACCGCGATCGACCCGGTGGTGGATCTCGGTCCGCCGGAAGCGCCCGGTGTCGTCTTCTTCCTGCTGCAACAGCGGCACCGGGTACGCCGGAATCTCAACCTGCCGCACGACCGGCAGGACGACCTGGCGGACCGGTTGGAGACCCAGCTCGTGCGCCGGGCCGGGGAGCGCAGGGACGCCGAGTCGGACCTGCTCTTCTGGCCTCGGGCGGAGTTCGACCGGCTGCTCGCGGAGCACGCCGCGCTGAGCGAGGTGTACGGGCCGGACTGGGACGCGCACCGGGGCCGGCTGGAGAAGGAGCTGGTCCGGCTGAGGGGTGCCGGTCAGTCCGGGTTGGGCGTGTTCCGCGCCACAGTGGACGGGTTGAACGCGTTCGCCGGTCGACGTGACGGCGACCCGGCCGACGCGGCGGTCCGGGCGGGGTACGCGGCCGAGGTGCAGGCGCGACCCAGCGCGCGGATCGCCTGGCCGCCGGAGCGCAACGACGCCTGCTGGTGCGGCTCGGGCCTCAAGTACAAGAAGGACTGTCTGCCGCGCTCCCGGTAG
- a CDS encoding AraC family transcriptional regulator, which produces MDPFDTLLRGVHADGAAFGRSELTPPWALRFTDGAPLTLCVPMRGEGWISHPESDKPRLVRVGEVAAVRGPTPFTFSAEPRSSFDPGELRDVRRGRTGTVDADHTERLVLLVGVYHVRGRVPQRLLGALPPVVVVPDDHDCASLRDYLDAQLDAGRPGRQIVLDRLLDWLLVCTVRDWFDQPDAEAPGWYRALSDDTVGPVLRAMHDDPGRSWTLASLAGQAGVSRSTLAKRFTALVGEPPLTYLTDWRMTLAADMLAESTATVAAVAHQLGYADAFGFSAAFKRVHGMSPSGHRRLARDGEKAA; this is translated from the coding sequence ATGGACCCGTTCGACACCCTGTTGCGGGGCGTACACGCCGACGGTGCGGCCTTCGGCCGGTCGGAGCTGACGCCGCCGTGGGCACTGCGGTTCACCGACGGCGCACCGCTGACGCTCTGCGTCCCCATGCGGGGTGAGGGCTGGATCTCGCACCCGGAGAGCGACAAGCCCCGCCTGGTGCGGGTCGGTGAGGTCGCCGCCGTACGCGGGCCGACGCCGTTCACGTTCTCCGCCGAGCCGCGGTCGAGCTTCGACCCCGGCGAGCTTCGGGACGTGCGGCGTGGCCGGACCGGGACGGTGGACGCGGATCACACCGAGCGCCTGGTGCTGCTGGTCGGCGTGTACCACGTCCGGGGTCGGGTGCCCCAGCGGCTGCTGGGCGCGCTGCCGCCGGTGGTCGTCGTGCCGGACGACCACGACTGTGCCTCGCTGCGCGACTACCTGGACGCACAGCTCGACGCGGGCCGGCCCGGCCGGCAGATCGTGCTGGACCGCCTCCTGGACTGGTTGTTGGTGTGCACGGTGCGGGACTGGTTCGACCAGCCCGACGCCGAGGCTCCCGGCTGGTACCGCGCGCTGAGCGACGACACGGTCGGCCCGGTGCTGCGGGCCATGCACGACGACCCGGGCAGGTCGTGGACCCTGGCCAGCCTGGCCGGGCAGGCCGGAGTCTCACGGTCCACACTGGCCAAACGGTTCACCGCGTTGGTGGGTGAACCGCCGCTGACCTACCTGACCGACTGGCGGATGACCCTGGCCGCGGACATGCTGGCCGAGTCGACGGCGACCGTCGCCGCCGTGGCACACCAACTCGGGTACGCGGACGCCTTCGGCTTCAGCGCGGCCTTCAAACGGGTCCACGGGATGAGCCCGAGCGGGCACCGACGGCTCGCCCGCGACGGCGAAAAGGCGGCCTGA
- a CDS encoding aldo/keto reductase — MTIPHLTAADGTTLPAIGLGTYQLNGSAGVDAIGQAIRAGYRLIDSAVNYENEGAVGRAARAAGDVRDELVVTSKLPGRHHRHDEALTTIEESVFRTGLDRIDLYLIHWPNPTVDLYVQAWQALIEARERGLVRHIGLSNFLPEHIDRLVAETGVAPVVNQIEVHPYFPQQEALDHHREHGILVQGWSPLGHGNDLLQHPAIVEIATAHGVSPAQTILAWHVTRQVIPLPKAASPQRQAENLDVFGIKLTDGEVEAITALGRPDGRLADQDPAVYEEF, encoded by the coding sequence ATGACGATTCCCCACCTGACGGCAGCCGACGGCACCACTCTGCCGGCGATCGGGCTCGGCACGTACCAACTGAACGGCTCGGCTGGTGTCGATGCGATCGGGCAGGCGATCCGGGCCGGTTACCGGTTGATCGACTCTGCGGTGAACTACGAGAACGAGGGCGCGGTCGGCCGGGCGGCTCGTGCGGCGGGTGACGTGCGCGACGAGCTTGTCGTCACCTCGAAGCTGCCGGGGCGGCACCACCGCCACGACGAGGCGCTGACCACCATCGAGGAGAGCGTGTTCCGCACCGGCCTCGACCGGATCGACCTGTATCTGATCCACTGGCCGAACCCCACTGTCGACCTGTACGTGCAGGCGTGGCAGGCGCTGATCGAGGCCCGCGAGCGCGGCCTGGTCCGGCACATCGGCCTCTCCAACTTCCTGCCCGAGCACATCGACCGGCTGGTGGCCGAGACCGGGGTCGCCCCGGTGGTCAACCAGATCGAGGTACATCCGTACTTCCCGCAGCAGGAGGCGCTCGACCACCACCGGGAGCACGGCATCCTCGTGCAGGGGTGGAGCCCGCTCGGCCACGGCAACGACCTGCTGCAGCACCCCGCCATCGTGGAGATCGCGACCGCCCACGGCGTCAGCCCGGCGCAGACCATCCTCGCCTGGCACGTGACCCGCCAGGTGATCCCGCTGCCCAAGGCCGCCTCCCCGCAGCGGCAGGCCGAGAACCTGGACGTCTTCGGCATCAAGCTCACCGACGGTGAGGTCGAGGCCATCACCGCGCTGGGCCGCCCGGACGGGCGGCTCGCGGACCAGGACCCCGCGGTGTACGAGGAGTTCTGA
- a CDS encoding S8 family peptidase produces the protein MLRKTRWLLAIAVTATTLTALPGGSATAGPGGIGTTGTSRTSVDGKTHTVTLLTGDVVTVRSTGSGCPKATVRPADENAVIQQTCGPDGHLHVVPARVASQIGPVLDPDLFDVTVLIADGYDDENTTDLPVIVQPATASARVAALGDVLSLPSIGAVAGHVPKKSPATAKLATDSLLAGAKKVWLDRKVRATALTGGGQHADLDRNLGQIAAPDAWKAGYTGRGTTVAVLDTGADFTHPDLVGRVADRADFTAEGGDAVDHNGHGTHVASTIAGTGAAARGQRRGVAPDAKLVIGKVLDDHGSGADSGIIAGMEWAATRADVINMSLGGSDPDDGNDPLSLAVDGLSRSTGALFVIAAGNSGGAISSPGSAASALTVGAVDRNDKLADFSSRGPLVTSNVAKPELVAPGVDIVAARAAGTNLQDPIDRYYEAISGTSMASPHVAGAAALLAQRHPDWTGAQLKAALVGAADPLSGVDAYAVGAGRLNAARALGGPTSDQPVVNLGTFAYPQSGTSEAKLSWTGESTTVLDLDVSFVNHDGQSVPRGAASLSASRVTLKRGATAGATVRINRAALAARPGFYLATVTARAAGHKLVSTTPVSFYVEQPSYDLTIRTKPLPGLKEGAESWINLLVTNLTDPVVYYSGAGGTPGDTFTLRVPAGRYAILGSSVAYYVDSDVLETTLAAEADLDVRDARSVTLDPARARPVTATVDGVPTTPTRTDLTNVQTAPNGLSWWHQVSGYGAQTTVRTTALPKPGVGSRRTWAAVNLDSPAGTARPYRYNLVHEYAGGVPADPAFRVSRAEQAKLARIEERFHQMDSEGMVTQLIRSGFTPDGVPVTQTHEGNLPPYRTDYLSPGYLWADEGVYGGLSAQEAPRSYQPGSRQTKVWARQPLHSGWYDDPAGAESSCATAPSRTRGNLHIDLVSLTDQHQRADCLQGGSIGVNRKLSVYRNGKLVDERDRPLADVTVAQQMADYRLTLDVDTSLILPISTRVNTSWTFRSAGPDGTGSVPLPLLAVDYALPMDTLNHATGGTAELAVRQMRGIKARKVTSFQVWTSTDDGATWTSARVTGTGDTYRVALPTAATGQPVSLRVKAAANGGSGIDQTIIRAYNAG, from the coding sequence ATGCTCAGGAAAACGCGATGGCTGTTGGCCATCGCCGTCACGGCCACGACACTGACCGCCCTACCGGGCGGCTCCGCCACGGCCGGGCCAGGCGGAATCGGCACGACCGGCACGTCCAGGACCTCTGTCGACGGGAAGACGCACACCGTCACCCTGCTGACCGGGGACGTGGTGACCGTACGGAGCACCGGATCGGGATGCCCCAAGGCCACGGTGCGGCCGGCCGACGAGAACGCGGTCATCCAGCAGACCTGCGGCCCCGACGGTCACCTGCACGTCGTACCCGCCCGCGTCGCGTCCCAGATCGGTCCGGTCCTCGACCCCGACCTGTTCGACGTCACCGTGCTGATCGCCGACGGGTACGACGACGAGAACACCACGGACCTGCCGGTCATCGTGCAGCCCGCCACCGCTTCCGCCCGGGTGGCCGCACTCGGTGACGTGCTGTCGCTGCCCAGCATCGGCGCGGTCGCCGGCCACGTACCCAAGAAGAGCCCGGCCACCGCGAAGCTGGCGACCGACTCGCTGCTCGCCGGCGCGAAGAAGGTCTGGCTGGACCGCAAGGTCCGCGCCACCGCCCTGACCGGCGGCGGACAGCACGCCGACCTGGACCGCAACCTCGGCCAGATCGCCGCGCCCGATGCCTGGAAGGCTGGTTACACCGGCCGGGGGACCACTGTCGCGGTGCTCGACACCGGTGCCGACTTCACCCACCCGGACCTGGTCGGCCGGGTCGCCGACCGGGCCGACTTCACCGCCGAGGGCGGTGACGCCGTCGACCACAACGGCCACGGTACGCACGTCGCGTCGACCATCGCCGGCACCGGCGCTGCCGCCCGCGGTCAGCGTCGCGGCGTGGCGCCTGACGCCAAGCTGGTGATCGGCAAGGTCCTCGACGACCACGGTTCCGGTGCGGACTCCGGGATCATCGCCGGCATGGAGTGGGCCGCCACCCGGGCCGACGTCATCAACATGAGCCTCGGCGGCAGCGACCCGGACGACGGCAACGACCCGCTCTCGCTGGCCGTCGACGGACTGAGCAGGTCCACCGGCGCGCTCTTCGTCATCGCCGCCGGCAACAGCGGCGGGGCCATCTCCTCGCCGGGGTCGGCCGCCAGCGCGCTGACCGTCGGCGCGGTCGACCGGAACGACAAGCTCGCCGACTTCTCCAGCCGTGGGCCGCTGGTCACCAGCAACGTGGCCAAGCCGGAGTTGGTCGCACCCGGCGTCGACATCGTCGCCGCGCGGGCCGCCGGCACCAACCTCCAGGACCCGATCGACAGGTACTACGAGGCCATCAGCGGCACCTCGATGGCCAGCCCACACGTGGCGGGCGCCGCCGCGCTGCTCGCCCAGCGGCACCCGGACTGGACCGGCGCGCAGCTCAAGGCCGCGCTCGTCGGTGCCGCCGACCCGCTGAGCGGCGTCGACGCGTACGCCGTCGGTGCCGGTCGGCTCAACGCGGCCCGGGCCCTCGGCGGCCCGACCAGCGACCAGCCGGTCGTCAACCTCGGCACCTTCGCGTACCCGCAGTCCGGCACCAGCGAGGCGAAGCTGAGCTGGACCGGTGAGTCGACGACCGTGCTCGACCTCGACGTGTCGTTCGTCAACCACGACGGCCAGTCGGTGCCGCGCGGCGCGGCGTCGCTGTCGGCGAGTCGGGTGACGCTCAAGCGCGGCGCGACCGCCGGCGCGACAGTGCGGATCAACCGCGCGGCGCTGGCCGCCCGGCCGGGCTTCTACCTGGCCACCGTCACCGCCCGCGCCGCCGGGCACAAGCTGGTCTCGACCACGCCGGTGAGCTTCTACGTCGAGCAGCCCAGCTATGACCTGACGATCCGGACGAAGCCACTGCCCGGCCTCAAGGAGGGCGCGGAGAGTTGGATCAACCTGCTGGTCACCAACCTCACCGACCCGGTGGTCTACTACAGCGGTGCGGGCGGTACGCCCGGCGACACCTTCACGCTGCGGGTGCCGGCCGGCCGGTACGCGATCCTCGGCTCATCCGTCGCCTACTACGTCGACAGTGACGTGCTGGAGACGACGCTCGCCGCCGAGGCCGACCTGGACGTGCGCGATGCCCGAAGCGTGACGCTCGACCCGGCGCGGGCCAGGCCGGTGACGGCGACTGTCGACGGGGTGCCCACCACACCCACCCGGACCGACCTCACCAACGTCCAGACCGCCCCGAACGGGCTGTCCTGGTGGCACCAGGTCAGCGGGTACGGGGCCCAGACGACGGTCCGCACCACCGCGCTCCCGAAACCCGGCGTTGGGTCCCGGCGCACCTGGGCGGCCGTCAACCTCGACTCGCCGGCCGGCACCGCCAGGCCGTACCGCTACAACCTGGTGCACGAGTACGCGGGCGGAGTACCGGCCGACCCCGCCTTCCGGGTGAGCAGAGCCGAACAGGCGAAGCTCGCTCGGATCGAGGAGCGCTTCCACCAGATGGACTCGGAGGGGATGGTCACCCAGCTGATCCGCAGTGGCTTCACGCCCGACGGGGTGCCGGTGACGCAGACCCACGAGGGCAACCTGCCCCCGTACCGCACCGACTACCTCTCGCCCGGCTATCTGTGGGCCGACGAGGGTGTCTACGGTGGCCTGTCGGCGCAGGAGGCGCCGCGCAGCTACCAGCCGGGCAGCCGGCAGACCAAGGTCTGGGCGCGGCAGCCGCTGCACTCCGGCTGGTACGACGACCCGGCCGGGGCCGAGTCCAGCTGCGCCACCGCGCCGTCGCGTACCCGGGGCAACCTGCACATCGACCTGGTGTCGCTGACGGACCAGCACCAGCGGGCCGACTGCCTCCAGGGCGGCTCGATCGGGGTGAACCGCAAGCTGTCGGTGTACCGCAACGGCAAGCTCGTCGACGAGCGGGACCGCCCGCTCGCCGACGTCACCGTTGCGCAGCAGATGGCCGACTACCGGCTGACCCTCGACGTCGACACGAGCCTGATCCTGCCGATCTCGACCAGGGTCAACACGTCGTGGACGTTCCGGTCGGCCGGACCGGACGGCACCGGCAGTGTGCCGCTGCCCCTGCTGGCGGTGGACTACGCGCTGCCGATGGACACCCTCAACCACGCCACCGGCGGGACGGCCGAGCTGGCCGTCCGGCAGATGCGGGGAATCAAGGCGCGGAAGGTGACGTCGTTCCAGGTCTGGACCTCGACGGACGACGGTGCCACCTGGACGTCGGCCCGGGTCACCGGCACCGGCGACACCTACCGGGTCGCTCTGCCGACGGCCGCCACCGGACAGCCCGTCTCGCTGCGGGTGAAGGCCGCCGCCAACGGCGGCAGCGGCATCGACCAGACCATCATCCGGGCGTACAACGCCGGCTGA
- a CDS encoding glycoside hydrolase family 15 protein yields MTGGPPISDYGLLGDTRTAALVASDGGMDWLCVPRFDGDPLFGRLVGGPDAGTFRVGPARPATVVERRYRQHTATLETTWAVGSGRLRLTEAMVAEVSGRLLPTSLFVRRLSAEQAAVEAVVEFDPRLGARHRRPRAQHRRQGLVCEWGALAVALESTPTFRIEPGRPTSITVRPGHPVTLVLAVAHREPLIHVDPTVAWELLVEDEARWRAWTAEIDERLPFREHVVRSLLTLRLLTYSPSGAPVAAPTTSLPEDPGGGRNWDYRYVWPRDASIGVSAFLSVGKTDEARGFLAWLLHASRLQRPRLPALLTLHGRHVPAERELSGWPGYLDSLPVRTGNGAAGQHQLDGYGWVIDAAWAFAQAGHLLHAETWRAVRGFADVVADCWQEPDAGIWEVREPTQHVHSKLMGWLALDRALAIADTHHLPDRQRRRWQEARDAIAAEVRTRGFDPMAGSYVRSYGSQDLDAALLVLPLLGMDRADSPRVRGTIDAIRDRLSAGGPLLYRYPPGRDGLPGTEGAFLPCSFWLVQGLARTGRRREAVELFQAMVDHASPLGLYAEEVEPATGAHLGNYPQTLTHAALVQAALAIRDAPTGGPGSA; encoded by the coding sequence ATGACTGGCGGGCCACCGATCAGCGACTACGGTCTGTTGGGCGACACGCGCACCGCCGCCCTGGTCGCGAGTGACGGCGGGATGGACTGGCTCTGCGTACCACGCTTCGACGGCGACCCCCTGTTCGGTCGGCTGGTCGGGGGCCCGGACGCCGGAACGTTCCGGGTCGGCCCGGCGCGGCCGGCCACGGTCGTCGAACGACGGTACCGGCAGCACACCGCCACTCTGGAGACCACCTGGGCGGTGGGCAGCGGCCGGCTCCGCCTCACAGAGGCGATGGTGGCCGAGGTCAGCGGTCGCCTGCTGCCCACGTCGCTGTTCGTGCGACGGCTGTCGGCCGAGCAGGCGGCGGTCGAGGCGGTGGTGGAGTTCGATCCCCGACTTGGCGCACGGCACCGCCGGCCCCGGGCCCAGCACCGGCGCCAAGGGCTCGTGTGTGAGTGGGGGGCGCTTGCGGTCGCGCTGGAGAGCACGCCCACGTTCAGAATTGAACCGGGTCGGCCAACCTCGATCACGGTCCGGCCAGGTCATCCGGTCACCCTCGTACTGGCCGTGGCCCACCGCGAACCGCTGATCCACGTCGACCCGACAGTGGCCTGGGAGCTGCTCGTCGAGGACGAAGCTCGTTGGCGGGCCTGGACCGCGGAGATCGACGAGCGGTTGCCGTTCCGGGAACACGTCGTACGAAGCCTGCTCACCTTGCGGCTGCTGACCTACTCGCCCTCGGGAGCGCCGGTGGCCGCACCCACCACCTCACTGCCCGAGGATCCCGGCGGGGGACGAAACTGGGACTACCGCTATGTCTGGCCCCGTGACGCCAGCATCGGCGTCAGCGCCTTCCTCAGCGTCGGCAAGACCGACGAGGCTCGCGGTTTCCTCGCGTGGCTGTTGCACGCCAGCCGACTGCAACGGCCACGCCTGCCGGCGCTGCTCACCCTGCACGGCAGGCACGTGCCAGCGGAACGAGAACTGTCCGGTTGGCCCGGCTACCTCGACAGCCTTCCGGTGCGGACGGGCAACGGTGCCGCCGGTCAGCACCAGCTCGACGGCTACGGCTGGGTGATCGACGCCGCCTGGGCGTTCGCTCAGGCCGGACACCTCCTCCACGCCGAGACGTGGCGGGCGGTGCGCGGTTTCGCCGACGTGGTCGCCGACTGTTGGCAGGAACCCGATGCTGGCATCTGGGAGGTACGGGAGCCCACCCAACACGTCCACTCCAAGCTCATGGGCTGGCTCGCCCTGGACCGTGCCCTGGCCATCGCCGACACGCACCACCTGCCGGACCGTCAACGTCGACGCTGGCAGGAAGCCCGGGATGCCATCGCCGCCGAGGTCCGGACGCGGGGCTTCGACCCGATGGCGGGCAGCTACGTCCGCAGCTACGGCTCGCAGGATCTCGACGCGGCCCTGCTCGTCCTGCCGCTGCTGGGGATGGACCGGGCCGATTCGCCCCGGGTACGGGGCACCATCGACGCCATCCGGGACCGGCTGTCCGCCGGCGGTCCACTGCTCTACCGCTACCCGCCCGGACGTGACGGCCTCCCCGGCACCGAGGGCGCGTTCCTGCCCTGCTCGTTCTGGCTCGTCCAGGGCCTTGCCCGCACCGGACGTCGCCGCGAGGCTGTCGAGCTGTTCCAGGCCATGGTCGACCACGCCAGCCCACTCGGCCTCTACGCCGAAGAGGTGGAGCCCGCGACGGGTGCCCACCTCGGCAACTATCCCCAGACGCTGACCCACGCCGCGCTCGTCCAAGCCGCACTCGCCATCCGAGATGCCCCCACTGGTGGTCCCGGATCTGCCTGA
- a CDS encoding DUF4190 domain-containing protein: MSYQPGYDPTRPQPPISAVPAGPYPPTHYPPLLPQMVVQAAPSSDLATASMVLGILGFLGGWCLFGLPCVLAVVLGHIGLHETRDGRKSGRGMAVTGLILGYVFVGPMIALTVLIFFGGVIGAAAPMANP, translated from the coding sequence TTGTCCTACCAGCCCGGATACGACCCGACCCGACCGCAGCCGCCGATCTCGGCCGTGCCCGCCGGCCCCTACCCTCCGACCCACTACCCGCCGCTGCTGCCCCAGATGGTCGTACAGGCCGCGCCGTCGTCCGACCTCGCCACCGCGTCGATGGTCCTCGGCATTCTCGGTTTCCTCGGCGGCTGGTGCCTGTTCGGACTGCCGTGCGTCCTCGCCGTCGTCCTCGGCCACATCGGTCTGCACGAGACCCGGGACGGCAGGAAGTCCGGGCGGGGCATGGCTGTGACGGGTCTGATCCTCGGGTACGTCTTCGTCGGCCCGATGATCGCGCTCACGGTCCTGATCTTCTTTGGCGGTGTCATCGGCGCCGCCGCCCCGATGGCGAACCCGTGA
- a CDS encoding NAD(P)H-binding protein: MTTDAPSILVMAGTGKTGRRLVRTLRATGRHVRAASRSGEVRFDWSRPATWQPALAGASAVYLLAPEDPALAADFVTQAVDSGVGRFVALSGRGIDQIGDFSPGMVAAEEAVRKSGVQWTILRSNNFSQNFSEDLWRQPLLDGRLALPMGATPEPFVDAQDIADVAATLLTSPGHHEQVYDLSGPRALTFAAAVAMIAEATGRPIRYVQLTPEQYRAELLAEGLPPEVVTAMDVLFAGMRAGHLAEPADGVRRVLGRDPLDFDTYVARAAAAGAWS; this comes from the coding sequence ATGACGACGGACGCACCTTCGATACTCGTGATGGCCGGGACCGGCAAGACCGGTCGCCGGCTGGTACGGACGCTGCGAGCCACGGGCCGGCACGTCCGGGCGGCCTCCCGCTCCGGTGAGGTGCGGTTCGACTGGTCGCGGCCGGCCACCTGGCAGCCGGCGCTGGCGGGAGCTTCGGCGGTCTATCTGCTGGCTCCGGAGGACCCCGCGCTGGCAGCCGACTTCGTGACGCAGGCCGTCGACTCAGGTGTCGGCCGCTTCGTGGCGCTGTCCGGGCGCGGGATCGACCAGATCGGTGACTTCTCCCCCGGCATGGTCGCCGCCGAGGAGGCGGTGCGGAAATCCGGCGTCCAGTGGACGATTCTCCGGTCGAACAACTTCAGTCAGAACTTCAGCGAGGACCTGTGGCGCCAACCACTGCTCGACGGTCGGCTGGCCCTGCCGATGGGCGCCACCCCGGAGCCGTTCGTCGACGCGCAGGACATCGCCGACGTGGCCGCGACGCTGTTGACGTCGCCCGGTCACCACGAACAGGTGTACGACCTGTCCGGTCCTCGCGCGCTCACCTTCGCCGCGGCGGTGGCGATGATCGCCGAGGCGACCGGTCGCCCGATCCGCTACGTGCAGCTCACACCGGAGCAGTACCGGGCCGAACTTCTCGCCGAGGGCCTTCCGCCGGAGGTGGTCACGGCGATGGACGTCCTGTTCGCCGGGATGCGAGCGGGTCATCTCGCCGAGCCGGCCGACGGGGTGCGGCGGGTGCTCGGGCGTGACCCGCTCGACTTCGACACCTACGTCGCCCGGGCGGCGGCAGCCGGCGCGTGGTCATGA
- a CDS encoding DUF2231 domain-containing protein, with translation MFEEFMGIPAHPLVLHAAVVFVPLLALLTVGYALVPPIRPHTRWVLGLLAVGAPLAALLAKLSGDAFFERMRAANRVTPEFAPTIEAHQEFGDITLWATIGLAIVALALVRFVPPRGGEATTTDGGRSSRLLTPALQVLSLLAAAVTVYYVIRTGDSGAKAVWEGQ, from the coding sequence ATGTTCGAGGAGTTCATGGGCATCCCCGCCCACCCGCTGGTGCTGCACGCCGCTGTGGTGTTCGTGCCGCTGCTGGCCCTGCTGACGGTCGGCTACGCGCTCGTTCCGCCGATCCGGCCGCACACCCGTTGGGTGCTGGGGTTGCTCGCCGTGGGTGCGCCGCTCGCCGCCCTGCTGGCGAAGCTGTCCGGTGATGCCTTCTTCGAGCGCATGCGCGCCGCCAACCGGGTCACCCCGGAGTTCGCTCCGACGATCGAGGCGCACCAGGAGTTCGGCGACATCACGCTCTGGGCCACCATCGGGCTGGCGATAGTGGCGCTGGCCCTGGTCCGCTTCGTGCCGCCGAGGGGCGGCGAGGCGACCACCACCGACGGCGGGCGGTCCAGTCGGTTGCTGACTCCGGCGTTGCAGGTGTTGTCGCTGCTGGCCGCCGCCGTCACCGTGTACTACGTGATCCGCACCGGCGACTCTGGCGCGAAGGCGGTCTGGGAGGGTCAGTGA